A region of [Bacteroides] pectinophilus DNA encodes the following proteins:
- the nspC gene encoding carboxynorspermidine decarboxylase has product MYDIDFDLVKTPAYVVDERLLRDNLEILADVIKDTGCRILLAQKGFSMFCEYPLIGRYLCGTTASSLYEARLGKEHMQGETHIFAPAYREEEFPQILSVCDHVVFNSLEQWIKFRTKVWECDNRGVVPAPFMMDVHGDEHASQVHSCGIRVNPGYAEVEHEIYNPCCAGSRLGSTLAEFEETLSKYPDALDGISGLHFHALCEQNSDTLERVLDHFLDSFGKYIEGMKWVNFGGGHHITRKDYDIELLKKCIRRVQDEFGVTVYLEPGEAVALNTGYLVSTVLDVQNKTFYTTDGDREVEMTPVILDTSAACHMPDVLEMPYRPYILDSGMPGEKQYNYRLGGNTCLAGDIIGDYSFDAPLKAGDRLVFTDMAHYSMVKNNTFNGIGLPAIAACDMDGRLRVVKEFGYEDFKSRLS; this is encoded by the coding sequence ATGTACGATATAGATTTTGATTTGGTTAAGACACCTGCGTATGTAGTTGATGAGAGACTTTTGAGGGATAATCTCGAGATACTTGCTGATGTTATTAAGGATACGGGGTGTCGTATACTTCTTGCACAGAAAGGATTCTCAATGTTCTGTGAATATCCGCTTATAGGAAGATATCTGTGCGGGACAACAGCGAGTTCACTATATGAGGCGAGACTGGGTAAGGAGCATATGCAGGGCGAGACCCACATATTTGCACCGGCATACAGGGAAGAGGAATTCCCGCAGATTCTGTCGGTGTGTGACCATGTTGTGTTCAATTCGCTTGAACAGTGGATAAAGTTCAGGACCAAGGTGTGGGAGTGTGATAACAGAGGCGTTGTCCCCGCACCGTTCATGATGGATGTACATGGAGATGAACATGCATCACAGGTGCATTCGTGCGGCATACGCGTCAACCCGGGATATGCAGAAGTTGAACATGAGATATACAATCCATGTTGTGCCGGCTCAAGGCTTGGCAGCACCTTAGCTGAGTTTGAAGAGACTCTTTCAAAATATCCGGATGCACTTGACGGAATATCGGGGCTTCATTTTCATGCTCTGTGTGAGCAGAATTCAGATACTCTTGAGAGAGTGCTGGATCATTTCCTTGACAGCTTTGGCAAGTACATCGAAGGAATGAAATGGGTGAACTTTGGCGGTGGCCATCATATAACGCGCAAAGATTATGACATAGAACTTCTTAAAAAATGTATAAGACGTGTTCAGGATGAGTTCGGTGTTACGGTATATCTTGAGCCGGGGGAGGCTGTTGCACTTAATACAGGATATCTTGTATCCACTGTACTTGATGTGCAGAATAAGACATTTTACACTACTGACGGAGACAGAGAAGTTGAGATGACTCCGGTTATCCTGGATACATCGGCAGCCTGCCATATGCCTGATGTGCTTGAGATGCCATATCGTCCGTATATACTTGATTCCGGCATGCCGGGAGAGAAACAATACAACTACCGGCTTGGCGGCAACACATGTCTTGCCGGAGATATAATAGGCGACTATTCTTTTGATGCACCGCTTAAAGCGGGAGACAGGCTTGTATTCACAGATATGGCTCATTACAGCATGGTTAAGAATAATACGTTTAATGGCATAGGACTTCCTGCTATAGCAGCGTGTGATATGGATGGAAGACTTAGAGTGGTTAAAGAGTTTGGATATGAAGATTTTAAGTCACGCCTGAGCTGA
- a CDS encoding saccharopine dehydrogenase family protein, with amino-acid sequence MGRALIIGAGGVAGVAIHKCCQNSEVFNEICIASRTKSKCDAIKEQCERRYGTQEGSTKITTAQVNADNVPELVELINSYKPDVVLNLALPYQDLTIMDACLETKTHYVDTANYEPEDTAKFEYSWQWAYREKFEKAGITALLGSGFDPGVTGVFSAYAMKHQFDEINYIDILDCNGGDHGYPFATNFNPEINIREVSANGSYWEDGHWVETKPMEIKRVYNFDQVGEKDMYLLHHEELESLGININGIKRIRFFMTFGQSYLTHLKCLEDVGMTSIEPIEFEGKQIVPLQFLKAVLPDPASLGPRTVGKTNIGCIFQGKKDGKYKKYYLYNVCDHQECYKEVGSQAISYTTGVPAMIGAMMVMTGRWNTPGVHNIEEFDPDPFMEALNKWGLPWKEDFDPVLVD; translated from the coding sequence ATGGGAAGAGCTTTAATAATCGGCGCAGGCGGAGTAGCAGGCGTGGCAATTCACAAATGCTGCCAGAATTCGGAAGTTTTTAATGAAATCTGTATTGCGAGCAGAACGAAGTCAAAGTGTGATGCAATTAAGGAACAGTGCGAACGCCGGTATGGCACGCAGGAAGGAAGCACAAAGATAACAACAGCGCAGGTGAATGCTGATAATGTGCCTGAACTTGTAGAACTTATTAACAGCTACAAGCCGGATGTGGTGCTTAATCTTGCACTTCCTTATCAGGACCTTACAATTATGGATGCATGCCTTGAAACAAAGACACACTATGTTGATACAGCTAACTATGAGCCTGAGGATACGGCCAAGTTTGAGTATTCATGGCAGTGGGCATACCGCGAGAAGTTTGAAAAAGCAGGAATAACCGCACTGCTCGGTTCAGGCTTTGATCCGGGTGTTACAGGTGTATTCTCTGCATATGCAATGAAGCATCAGTTTGATGAGATTAATTACATTGATATCCTCGACTGCAATGGCGGAGACCATGGATATCCGTTTGCAACCAACTTTAACCCTGAGATTAACATCCGTGAGGTATCAGCTAACGGAAGCTATTGGGAGGACGGACACTGGGTAGAGACTAAGCCTATGGAGATTAAGAGAGTGTACAATTTTGACCAGGTTGGCGAAAAGGACATGTATCTTCTTCATCATGAGGAGCTGGAGTCTCTCGGAATTAATATAAATGGCATTAAGCGCATACGCTTCTTCATGACATTTGGACAAAGCTATCTTACACATCTTAAATGTCTTGAGGATGTCGGAATGACATCTATTGAGCCTATTGAATTCGAGGGAAAGCAGATAGTTCCGTTGCAGTTCCTTAAGGCAGTACTGCCTGACCCTGCATCTTTAGGACCGAGAACAGTAGGCAAGACCAATATAGGATGCATTTTCCAGGGCAAAAAGGATGGCAAATATAAAAAATACTACCTCTATAATGTATGTGACCACCAGGAATGCTACAAGGAGGTAGGTTCACAGGCAATCTCATATACAACGGGTGTGCCTGCGATGATTGGTGCGATGATGGTTATGACGGGCAGATGGAATACACCGGGCGTCCATAATATAGAGGAGTTTGACCCGGATCCGTTCATGGAGGCACTCAACAAGTGGGGACTTCCATGGAAGGAAGATTTTGATCCTGTACTTGTTGATTAA
- the speE gene encoding polyamine aminopropyltransferase: protein MELWYTDQHTKNVRFSMKVEQQIASCESEFQRIDILKTSEFGKVLVLDGELMITQKDEFIYHEMITHVPMAVHPHVRDVLVIGAGDGGTIRELCKYDTIEHIDMVEIDKKVTDMCLEHFWETSCRLDDPRVHMHFEESLRYVRMMKDEYDLIIVDCADPYGPAEGLFTREFYGTCYKALREDGILINQHESPYYSEHSRSVQKAHKQIKIVFPYSTVYQCHIPSYPSGHWLFGFASKKYDPIADLREDEWNRLGINTRYYNTDLHKGSFYLPTYVKQLLDM, encoded by the coding sequence GTGGAGTTATGGTATACGGACCAGCACACTAAAAATGTGCGTTTTTCTATGAAAGTTGAACAGCAGATTGCAAGCTGCGAGAGCGAATTCCAGAGAATAGACATTTTAAAGACGAGTGAGTTCGGCAAGGTGCTTGTCCTTGACGGCGAGCTTATGATTACACAGAAGGATGAATTTATCTATCATGAGATGATTACGCATGTGCCGATGGCCGTGCATCCGCATGTCAGGGATGTGCTTGTGATAGGTGCGGGTGATGGCGGAACTATCAGGGAACTCTGCAAATATGACACGATTGAACATATTGATATGGTAGAGATAGACAAGAAAGTTACTGATATGTGCCTGGAGCATTTCTGGGAGACATCATGCAGACTGGATGACCCGAGAGTGCATATGCATTTTGAGGAAAGTCTCAGGTATGTGAGAATGATGAAGGATGAATATGACCTTATCATAGTTGACTGTGCGGATCCGTACGGACCGGCGGAAGGCCTGTTTACAAGGGAGTTCTACGGAACCTGTTACAAAGCGCTCAGAGAGGACGGCATACTTATTAACCAGCATGAAAGTCCTTATTACAGCGAACATTCCAGATCGGTACAGAAGGCACATAAGCAGATAAAGATTGTATTTCCTTACAGCACGGTGTATCAGTGCCATATTCCTTCATACCCTTCGGGACACTGGCTGTTCGGTTTTGCTTCCAAGAAGTACGACCCAATAGCTGACTTAAGGGAAGATGAGTGGAACAGACTCGGAATTAATACGAGGTATTATAATACCGACCTTCATAAGGGCAGTTTTTATCTGCCCACATACGTCAAGCAGCTTCTTGATATGTAG
- a CDS encoding aminotransferase class I/II-fold pyridoxal phosphate-dependent enzyme, with amino-acid sequence MPLTQFDTPIHKALEEQRLNRLAHFDVPGHKGGRGNKELREFLGEDTMRLDMNSMKPLDNLCHPTSVIKDAQALAAKAFGADEAFFIVNGATAAVQAMIMSCTEAGDKIIMPRNVHRSAINALVVNGAMPVYVNPGVNKRLGIPLGMSVEDVRRAIVENPDAKAILVNNPTYYGICSDIRSIVKIAHEHGMLVLADEAHGTHFYFGDNLPVSAMEAGADMAAVSMHKTGGSLTQSAILLTKNTVNADYVRQIINLTQTTSGSYLLLSSLDIARKNMSLNGRYLVNKSREYAEYARREINKLGGYYAFGIELINGDTVYDFDTTKLSVHTRDIGLAGIEVYDLLRDDYGIQIEFGDIGNILAIISGGDRNLEIERLISALSEIKRLHESEITGLFDHEYINPKIVMGPNKAFYSRKQPLLLRETKDRVCGEFVMCYPPGIPILAPGEMITQEIINYIEYAKEKGCLMTGTQDMNLEYINVVDEKGGN; translated from the coding sequence ATGCCCCTCACTCAGTTTGACACGCCTATTCACAAGGCGCTGGAAGAACAGCGGCTTAACAGGCTTGCTCATTTTGATGTGCCGGGACACAAAGGGGGAAGAGGTAATAAGGAACTGAGAGAGTTCCTGGGAGAGGATACCATGAGGCTTGATATGAATTCAATGAAACCTCTGGATAACCTGTGCCACCCCACTTCTGTTATAAAAGATGCACAGGCGCTTGCAGCAAAAGCGTTTGGTGCGGATGAAGCATTTTTTATAGTGAACGGTGCTACGGCAGCCGTTCAGGCAATGATTATGTCATGTACGGAGGCGGGAGATAAGATTATAATGCCCCGTAATGTGCACAGAAGTGCTATCAATGCACTTGTAGTTAATGGCGCAATGCCTGTTTATGTCAATCCGGGTGTTAACAAACGTCTCGGAATACCTCTGGGGATGTCTGTTGAGGATGTCCGCAGGGCAATTGTAGAGAATCCTGACGCAAAAGCGATTCTTGTAAATAACCCAACATATTATGGAATATGCTCTGATATAAGAAGCATAGTAAAGATAGCACATGAGCACGGAATGCTTGTGCTTGCCGATGAAGCCCATGGTACGCATTTTTACTTTGGGGACAATCTGCCCGTATCTGCAATGGAAGCAGGAGCGGATATGGCAGCAGTCAGCATGCATAAGACCGGCGGCTCACTTACGCAGAGTGCAATTCTTCTTACGAAAAATACGGTTAATGCCGATTATGTCAGACAGATAATTAATCTTACGCAGACTACCAGCGGTTCATATCTTCTGCTGTCATCACTTGATATTGCAAGAAAGAATATGAGCCTTAACGGCAGATATCTGGTTAACAAATCAAGGGAGTATGCAGAGTATGCGCGCAGGGAGATTAATAAGCTCGGCGGATATTATGCATTTGGAATTGAACTTATTAACGGTGATACCGTGTATGATTTTGATACAACCAAGCTTTCGGTACATACAAGGGATATAGGGCTTGCCGGAATTGAAGTATATGATCTGTTAAGGGATGACTATGGAATACAGATAGAGTTCGGTGATATTGGCAATATACTCGCAATTATATCCGGCGGCGACCGTAATCTTGAGATTGAACGGCTTATATCGGCGCTTTCTGAGATAAAGCGTCTGCATGAAAGTGAGATAACGGGGCTGTTTGACCATGAGTACATTAACCCGAAGATTGTAATGGGACCGAACAAAGCATTTTACAGCCGCAAGCAGCCGCTTTTGCTCAGAGAGACCAAAGACAGGGTGTGTGGCGAGTTCGTAATGTGTTATCCTCCGGGAATACCTATACTTGCACCGGGTGAGATGATCACCCAGGAGATTATTAATTACATTGAGTATGCCAAGGAAAAGGGCTGCCTTATGACGGGTACCCAGGATATGAATCTTGAGTATATAAATGTTGTAGATGAGAAAGGCGGTAATTAG
- a CDS encoding CvpA family protein, with protein MNWLLILIIAVFALYAWSGWRRGMIMIVMSFAAMIGSVVVTSAAAPALSGYVMDNTAIYETIRQNTYDSLKSRGVVSQAIESAGEEAGISDAGSIDISELGGKFDDFIEEVIQQIPLPEAVRDKVASAAIGGTISGSANNTASKLEDAITGFVAVRIAGMIISSACYIIVFAVVYVVIRLLLRLANGISRLPLIKEVNKTLGILFGIIKALLIVWLFFVAVAVLYNTAFSQAVMTCVNDNAFLAWLYNNNIIMNILVGAVMG; from the coding sequence ATGAACTGGTTATTAATTCTTATTATAGCGGTATTTGCATTATATGCGTGGTCCGGCTGGAGACGAGGCATGATTATGATAGTTATGTCTTTTGCGGCGATGATAGGAAGCGTTGTTGTGACTTCGGCAGCGGCACCTGCGCTTAGCGGTTATGTTATGGATAATACTGCCATTTATGAGACTATCAGGCAGAATACATATGACAGCCTTAAGAGCAGGGGCGTTGTGTCCCAGGCTATTGAGTCTGCCGGGGAAGAGGCAGGTATATCAGATGCCGGAAGCATTGACATAAGTGAACTTGGTGGGAAATTTGATGATTTTATAGAAGAAGTCATACAGCAGATTCCGCTTCCGGAAGCTGTCCGGGATAAAGTAGCTTCTGCTGCAATAGGGGGCACAATATCGGGAAGCGCCAATAATACGGCATCAAAGCTTGAAGACGCAATAACGGGATTCGTGGCTGTCAGAATTGCCGGAATGATAATCAGTTCGGCATGTTATATCATTGTATTTGCGGTCGTATATGTCGTCATAAGACTTTTACTCAGACTTGCCAACGGTATCAGCAGACTTCCGCTAATAAAGGAGGTTAATAAAACTCTCGGAATACTGTTTGGTATAATTAAGGCACTGCTCATAGTGTGGCTGTTCTTTGTCGCGGTAGCGGTGCTCTATAACACTGCATTCTCACAGGCTGTAATGACCTGCGTTAATGATAATGCATTTCTTGCATGGCTCTACAATAACAACATTATTATGAATATACTTGTCGGCGCAGTAATGGGGTGA
- a CDS encoding DUF5711 family protein, whose amino-acid sequence MADIREYKKMKEQKSNVVSGKSRFNVQPLPPSAQKGKNAPDDTEYDDTFDDEDYSRQLKMHRIRSVIAGIAVLALAALGVVYIISNVDNHTYSGYTIVNSVTRDDVQNVKYYEFADGYVKCSNDGIIYYDYKGNAIWNQTYEMKSPQLVTCKECLAVGDINGSTIYVFNTKGMLGSIDTSLSISQIDVGGTGLVAAVLEDTSSNYINMYEPSGEKVYSVKTTLSGDGYPLNISISEDMTKLIASYVYVSGESIKTNVVFYNFSDVGQNETERVVGGFNHYDSTIVPEVDFLSDTCAIAIGEDVLSIYKIKEFPNLQKEIKLDGNIERVFTSSRYIGILMENKESGDNFKLMVYDNSGNKVSETAFNTSYDTIKFDNDSIILYNDNTFTLMNIKGKQLANLRFDLPVEEILSAGSRGSYMVVNSTYVQEIRLK is encoded by the coding sequence ATGGCAGATATAAGAGAATATAAAAAGATGAAGGAACAGAAAAGCAACGTGGTATCCGGCAAGTCACGCTTTAACGTACAGCCGTTGCCGCCGTCTGCACAGAAGGGGAAGAATGCTCCTGATGACACGGAGTATGACGATACATTTGATGACGAGGATTATTCAAGACAGCTTAAGATGCACAGAATAAGGAGCGTGATAGCGGGAATCGCAGTGCTTGCGCTGGCAGCGCTGGGAGTGGTGTATATCATTTCCAATGTGGACAATCATACATATTCGGGATATACAATAGTTAATTCTGTTACGCGTGATGATGTACAGAATGTTAAGTATTACGAATTTGCTGACGGTTATGTAAAGTGCAGCAATGACGGAATTATATATTATGATTATAAAGGCAATGCAATCTGGAACCAGACGTATGAGATGAAGTCACCACAGCTTGTAACCTGTAAGGAGTGCCTTGCTGTCGGCGATATCAACGGAAGTACAATATATGTATTTAACACCAAAGGAATGCTGGGTTCCATAGATACATCGCTTTCAATATCACAGATAGATGTGGGCGGAACAGGACTTGTGGCGGCAGTGCTTGAAGATACGTCTTCCAACTATATCAATATGTATGAGCCTTCGGGTGAGAAGGTATACAGTGTTAAGACGACACTCTCGGGAGACGGATATCCGCTTAACATAAGCATTTCCGAGGATATGACAAAGCTTATTGCATCATATGTATATGTAAGCGGTGAATCAATTAAGACTAATGTCGTATTCTATAATTTTTCGGATGTAGGACAGAATGAGACGGAGCGTGTTGTCGGCGGCTTTAACCACTATGACAGCACGATAGTTCCTGAGGTGGATTTTTTAAGTGATACATGTGCAATTGCAATCGGAGAGGATGTCTTAAGCATTTACAAGATTAAAGAGTTCCCTAATCTTCAGAAGGAGATTAAGCTTGACGGCAATATAGAGCGTGTATTTACAAGCAGCAGGTATATAGGGATACTTATGGAGAATAAGGAGTCCGGTGATAACTTTAAGCTTATGGTATACGATAATTCAGGCAATAAAGTCAGTGAGACGGCATTTAATACTTCATACGATACAATCAAGTTTGACAATGACAGTATAATTCTGTATAACGACAATACATTTACACTTATGAATATTAAAGGAAAGCAGCTTGCGAATCTTCGGTTTGATCTTCCTGTAGAGGAGATTCTGTCGGCAGGTTCGAGAGGCAGTTATATGGTTGTCAATTCAACCTATGTTCAGGAAATACGTTTAAAATAG
- a CDS encoding LysM peptidoglycan-binding domain-containing protein, which produces MIEIICENESKAGDAQTASPQCRIPKNIRQIGEPQPGRRIYIEDYVYTYLVSLAKDKPGYAAYGVRFYGILLGETHKSAGETSIFVRSAVRVITEREKQLDEGTFDDKEYGDGPDSDDDVRFSPEIWKNLYDSAEKYFKGQEIIGWFLCDEQSRVVTDCENPALIPSLQKIHFDNFSGAAKVMFLVDTHEQEEYFYMVDKGRLERQSGFICFYEKNESMQEYMLASRPARSVDENVDDSVITNFRSIIREKKADAVKHQNMSLMYGIFAFMIVVVTVIGINMMNSYEKMQTLDASMSRIAKEIANMNVEGTDYDNLTGTPVTKIDGNVYPTTAVANAPVTESIAETKAAVSGTAGRQPSQNESQTSDRQASVLPTDVSSQASAVRPSAADTTVSASVSQPARTYIVVQGDTLMSICKTAYGDTQKYKDIMEINRMDNPDKIFIGQELLLP; this is translated from the coding sequence GTGATAGAAATTATATGTGAAAATGAGTCAAAGGCGGGGGATGCACAGACAGCATCACCGCAGTGCAGGATACCGAAGAATATCAGACAGATTGGTGAGCCGCAGCCGGGAAGGCGGATATACATAGAAGACTATGTGTATACATACCTTGTCTCACTGGCAAAGGACAAGCCCGGATATGCGGCTTACGGTGTCAGGTTCTATGGAATACTTCTTGGGGAAACACATAAGAGCGCAGGGGAAACATCTATATTCGTAAGGAGTGCCGTAAGGGTAATTACAGAACGGGAGAAACAGCTTGATGAAGGAACATTTGACGATAAAGAGTACGGTGACGGCCCAGACAGCGACGACGATGTAAGATTCAGCCCTGAGATCTGGAAGAATCTCTATGATTCGGCAGAAAAATATTTTAAGGGGCAGGAGATAATCGGGTGGTTCTTATGTGATGAACAGAGCCGGGTGGTTACTGATTGCGAGAATCCCGCACTGATACCGTCATTGCAGAAGATTCATTTTGATAATTTTTCGGGTGCTGCCAAAGTCATGTTCCTTGTGGATACACATGAACAGGAAGAATATTTCTATATGGTAGACAAGGGGCGGCTTGAGCGCCAGAGCGGTTTTATATGTTTTTATGAAAAGAATGAATCAATGCAGGAGTATATGCTCGCAAGCAGGCCTGCAAGAAGTGTGGATGAAAATGTAGATGACAGTGTGATAACTAATTTCAGAAGCATCATCCGGGAGAAGAAGGCTGATGCGGTAAAGCATCAGAATATGTCACTTATGTATGGAATATTTGCGTTCATGATAGTTGTTGTTACGGTCATCGGGATAAATATGATGAACAGTTATGAAAAAATGCAGACGCTTGATGCATCTATGAGCCGCATAGCAAAAGAAATTGCCAATATGAATGTTGAAGGTACGGATTATGATAATCTTACCGGAACACCTGTAACTAAGATAGATGGCAATGTATATCCGACAACAGCTGTAGCTAATGCGCCTGTAACGGAGAGTATTGCTGAGACAAAAGCAGCCGTAAGCGGGACGGCAGGCCGGCAGCCGTCACAGAATGAATCACAGACATCAGACCGTCAGGCGTCAGTCCTGCCCACAGATGTCAGCAGTCAGGCATCAGCCGTCCGTCCGTCAGCTGCGGACACCACAGTCAGCGCATCTGTGTCACAGCCGGCGAGGACATATATAGTAGTGCAGGGCGATACGCTTATGAGCATCTGTAAGACAGCATATGGCGACACCCAGAAATACAAAGATATTATGGAGATAAACAGGATGGACAACCCTGACAAGATATTTATAGGGCAGGAGCTGCTCCTTCCATAG
- the yyaC gene encoding spore protease YyaC yields the protein MPVYYDSREFMTPDLIGSDISRILDKNIGATQKLVILCIGSDRSTGDCLGPLIGYKLAQLISPSDDVAVFGTLSHPVHAVNLLETINRIHRIYNDPFIIAIDASLGRRDHIGYITLGSGALRPGLGVKKKLPEVGDIHITGIVNLSGGVDTVILQTTRLATIMTLADAIASGLSKAIHSVTCQASCPLL from the coding sequence ATGCCAGTATATTATGATTCAAGAGAATTTATGACACCCGATCTTATCGGCAGTGATATCAGCCGCATTCTGGATAAGAATATCGGTGCCACACAAAAGCTTGTTATTCTGTGTATCGGAAGCGACCGTTCAACAGGTGACTGCCTCGGACCACTCATAGGCTACAAGCTGGCACAGCTGATATCTCCTTCGGATGATGTAGCCGTATTCGGCACTCTCAGCCATCCTGTACATGCAGTCAATCTCCTTGAAACAATAAACCGTATCCACCGCATTTACAATGATCCTTTTATCATTGCTATCGATGCATCTCTCGGGCGGCGCGACCATATAGGATATATTACTCTCGGCAGTGGAGCTCTGCGTCCCGGACTTGGCGTAAAAAAAAAGCTGCCTGAAGTCGGCGATATCCACATAACCGGAATAGTTAACCTGTCCGGCGGTGTTGATACCGTCATACTTCAGACAACCCGTCTTGCGACCATTATGACACTTGCTGATGCAATAGCTTCCGGCC